cattgccgttgccgttcccgttgcctttgccgttgctgttcccgttgcctttgccgttgccattgggcttggacccattggcggctttggcggtctCGGCAGTCCCCTTGCCTTTGCCTGGGGGCTTCTCTTCGTCGGCGATGgtatcttcgagcttgatgtatcgatcagcctaatcccaaaattcctgggtggttcttaccccatgttttcggaggctttcccagagaggcgtgcggctcttaacccctgcggttatgcccatcatttttccttcgtctcccactgtctttgctccagcagttgctcgcatgaagcgctggacgtagtctttcagtggttctccatcttgctggcatATTTCGATCAGCtagtttgcctcagtcgggtgcacacgacccacgtagaactgtccgtagaattccTTTACGAatatttcccaggaaactatacttgcaggagggtatttaaagaaccactcctgtgcgccatcagaaagtgttgcagggaagatcctgcactgagcgtcttcggacactttctgaatgtccatttgtatctcgaacttgttgacgtgagatacagggtcaccatacccatcaaagtttgggagcgtaggcattttaaacttgctaggagtttctgccatagctatcctctagacgaaaggagtgccttttctcctatcgtgatcgatgtaagatgttcttcccccgatcagctgttgcactgcctggttgagggcatctatctgggcctgtacagcgctgggaatcgctgtggcctctggtgctggggggatgttctcaccttgccgctcgcggcgatcgttgagcacatccctcaagtcctcgtctctccttcgctgctcgctagctccgagccggtcgacgacgttattttgtttgggctgccccccagcatctcgtctgttgggttggtcatcttgaggtatctggctcctgcctccacctctttcttcattcccccAACCGGCATTccctttgcctgagtcagcctcattatagccatggccatctttgaatcttaattggctatggtgggatcgactgttccctcgattgtcCTCCCGGGCTGGAaactcccgagcgttagagggtggtctgcgttggtcgttaggtccccgtgcattaccatgccgtggggggcctcggaccgcagagcctaactctaagttcctcctgttgccaggatgatgttgtcctctgctcggagggtttggctcgtcgcccctatggcgtctaggactgcgaggctgctgcccggtcctattctgcctctgctgcaggggattgccgcgaccagcttcaGATGGAGGGTGTGCCTCAAGGTCACCTAGCGGGACATTGTCCTGAGGCGCCGGTggttgctcgggcctttgcgggctcgagggttggataggcgggctaggattaggacccctgtgcggtggcccattcgcaggttgatcaggctgcgaggcaggtgtagcctgattcctagccaattgtaaggctgccttgagggctgccatggcttcactctggcaacgatccatctccgcctgcctttcactcagctctgcgcgctgccgttcaatttcttgttgctgccgcaccatgatttcggcagcgctttcctgactggccctcagactGGCCAGCTCTTCGGCAGCACCCCTAGAGTGCTCTTCAGCGTTgcgtcatccatttcctcctcatcaaattccaaatgcggctcatcttcagccacattgggaggaggaggaggaggcgggttagatggtgcagtgccggccgcctgtccagttttcctggtagttttcgccattggttttctcaacggtgatatatcaagctctcaatgaaagcaccagaatgttgaccctgattttgggcaactgacacggagtctaaatacacttgacgtggatgaatgcgttgaaaagagcgtcatgaagaaaataataagaacacaagattttatagtggttcggccccaggatctggtaataacctacgcccacttagcttgttattgatgtaagatccaaaggagtgatcaaagaactagggtccaatgagtttcaccaacctctgaagaacaatacaatatgactaatttgataactctaatctcaagtgatctagaagtcagaaaagaaaaaaggtCCCCTTCCccgagccctcttcttctatttataagctcagggaagatttacattgatttgttacagatattatttcctaaataatcggatactcaggaaatcatgggagataatttcggattccatcataactgcctaagatttccttcgcgtattatgtgcatatgaccaggctggtcgtataaagaaaccgatcgcatgatactgaatatcttcctggtcgatagtcgagcacagattatgccagatgtcagccacgtgtaattaatgcctgccaagtcattcacttctgattttggggataacattacggctctttaaaatttaaaccacaaggcttaaaagttatattactagacttaaaatctaaaccacgaccatataaaatataaatcacgatcatttaaaatctaaatcactactctttaaaatttaaaccactagtctttaaaatttaaaccacaaggcttaaaatttaaaccacaacttttttaaatttaaaccataatgcttaaaagttaaactactaggcttaaaatctaaaccatgatCGTATAAAATATAAACCGTGATCCttaaaaatctaaaccacgactctttaaaatttaaatcactagtctttaaaatttaaaccacaagacttaaaatttaaaccacgactctttgaaatttaaacaaggcttaaaatttaaactacgatTCTTTAAAGTTTAAACaacaatgcttaaaatttaaacaagaactctttaaaatttaaaccacaatgcttaaaagtTAAATCACGCAATTAAAATCTAAATCgtgaccatataaaatataaatcacgaTCCTTTGAAATCTAAACCACGTACGgatccttaaaatttaaacccctagtctttaaaatttaaaacacaactttttaaaatttaaaccacaagacttaaaatttaaatcacgactctttaaaatttaaaccacaaggcttaaaatttaaaaactctttaaaatttaaacaacaagaCTTAAAAATTAAACCACGCGATTAAAATCTAAACCGCGACCATATGAAATATAAACCatgatcctttaaaatctaaaccacggctccttaaaatttaaatcactagtctttaaaatttaaactacaagacttaaaatttaaaccacaactttttaaaatttaaaccaaaagatttaaaatttaagtcacgactctttaaaatttaaaccacaaggcttaaaatttataCTACTAggcttaacaaaataaaatgtatAGTTTTTATCTATTAacttaattatgtatttattgtgtttatttgttattaaatattattcAAAGCTATTAACTAATAGTTAAATGAGTTGGGTATGATGGTTATGTGGCTTCATATGTTGTCCTAAAGGGCATAAGTTCAACTCTTTGCAACTATAAttgattcaatttttttttatagcatGCCTAGACACATTGTGAAGAGAAAGGGTATGATATGATGAGAACATTCACATTATAAATCTAGTATAAAAGTAAGATAATTAattaagagtaatgatatgtgcaccaaaaATATGTACCCAAACATTATACAGtgacatattttgggtgcacatattaTTACTCATTAATTAATGGGTAAAAATTAAAATGGTTATCTAAAAGTGGGCACCTAGTCTAATTTCTTCTATTTGTTGATGATCATTTTACTAGtgtctaaataaaaaaaaaatatttttaatatgtttaaataaatacaatatttatattgaaatcaatttaatatatttagtatgtttgaatttattttggtatttttaatatttaacaaTATTATATAATTTACCAAATTTTTTAATGCAATTTTTCTAACTCACAACACATTAAAATTTATAGTTTACCAAGTACTAAGCAACTCTCCACCACAACACATTTGTAACCGATTTTCCCATATAGCACAATTGTACCAAAGTAGCACTTAGTAGTGCTTCCACTCTAATGAAACTCCCCCAAAATGTATATTTAagtaaaaaataacttaaaacatatattttttttttgtgggataaaataattttgtttaaattaaaatggctttatttcaaattattaaagatggaggtgatttaatttatttattgaatttattaaaAACCATATAGTGTAGGACAGAGCGACAATGACCCTTAGTTTGGATCTGctcaatttattttttattttccacACTGCTTAATAAGTATAACGGCTAGTTATTTGAATATTTATCAGTGACTGATCTGTCCTCGCATCTAATTGTCTTAAAAGAAACATCATAATAAGCAGGAATGATTAGAGCCAAATGCTTTTCTGTCAAAAAaacaaagggtattttggtcaattCGTAGTATCCATGATTTAATAAAACGAAGTTTAAAACCCGATGATCAAAATGTAACGGTCCATTCCATCGTCACTTCCCCCAAAATTCGAATTTCAAAAACTCTGTACagctctctcattttctctctctccttctttctcagtCTCTCTTGGTTCTTGAATCTTGATCATGAGGCCTACTAACACTGCAGAAGGTAGTACGGAGCCTCGGTTTCTCGGAACTATTTCGGCTTCTTCGATCCGAAACCTGCTTCCGAGATCGATTTCCTCATCCGCATCTTTCTGTAAGAAGAAGCACTTCAATTCAGATATTCGTAAGTCCAAATCTAATGCCGAGAACACCCCGCCGATCGATCCCAACATCATCGACCACAGTAACAGCCAAGCATCGTCTTTGGTGGTCAAGCAGCTACCGTCCAAAGATGTTTCCAATTCTCAGCCGGATATCGTTACAAAAGACGCTCAAACGCGAGCGTCTATGGCTACAGAGTCTCCAGTGAAGGTATTGAAAGTTGTAAATTTTTATAGTTTGTGAAGTTTCCTATGTTTTTAGATTGATTTTGTGATCTTTAATTTGGTTAGGTTGTAGTGAGAATTAGACCTTCTAATGATGGTGACCGAGGAAGAGATCGGACTGTAAGTAAGGTTTCGCCAAATGCGGTGTCGATTGGGGACAGGAAATATACATTTGATTCGGTCTTCGACTCAAAAAACGATCAGGTACTTTTAACATTACTATGGTGCATTTGATGAATCAACATTTgtggatttttttttgtttttttttttggcaatgaAATTTTAGGAGTCGACCGGAAAAGTGATAAAGTAATATGAGTTTCACCCAAAATTATGTTTGAGGCAACTTATAGAAGTGCTATAAATTTTGGGCAATTGATAAATAAGGTAATTTGGGACAGGACTTTGGATAGAAAATGTTAGATTTGAATAATGAGAAAGAATTTTTGCTACATTAACACCTACGGGAGTATTAGCTGAGGAACGAATGCAAAATAGGTAGAAATTTGGATGTTGGATGTTGGATATTGGATTAAGATTAAAAAGTGTAAACATCTAGAAAACTAAGACTTCGCTCGCTAAATTATGTTACAATATACAACACGCTGTGGTACTTGGGGCTATGGAGGAATGTTTAGAATGATACTGATTGGAATAACTTAGTTCGATTTTTGATTTGTCTATCAAATTTAAGGACAATTTGATGTTCAGTGGCGTTTTTTCGTTGTTTACAGGAAGACGTCTTCGAATGTGTTGGTGTCCCGTTAGTAAAGAGTGCTTTAGCAGGGTACAATACTTCCATTGTGTCGTATGGACAGGTATTTCAAAATTACTTTATTGTTTTCGACTTGAACTTTCTGATACTGAGTAATAATTTTCTGGGATTTTCATTAGAGTGGTAGTGGAAAGACATACACGATGTGGGGTCCTCCGAGCGCCATTGTTGATGATCCGTCTCCTTGTAGTCAGCAGGGCATTGTTCCTCGCATCTTGCAGATGCTATTCTCTGAGACTGAGAAAGTACGATACATAACTTTTCTTGTTGTTGaaattgataatgaatgaataaTTTTGATGAAATGTAACTAATTAGTatgtttgattttatttatgcCATGCAGGAGCAAAATAATTCGGAAGGAATACAGACAAATTTTCAATTCCGTTGCTCTTTCCTGGAGGTAGATATTTTTCTTTATCTATTATGGAATGAgtattctttattttttctttattgaTAATGGTTTGTCTTTACTAATTACAGATATATAATGAGCAAATAGGGGATTTGCTTGATCCAACCCAGCGGAACCTTGAGGTAGAGAAATTTAATTGATACGAGTTGTTTTATTGATCTTTATTTTCCCTTTTCATTTTGGTCTATACTTGCCCAGTCAAATAGTAATATGGATTTTTGTCTGCACTGTTGTAGATTAAGGATGATTCAAAGAATGGCCTGTATGTTGAGAATTTGACAGAAGAATACGTGGCTAGCTATGAGGACGTGATGCAGATACTCATTAAGGTGATTCTAATAATTTTTTCCATGTAATGCAGTGATTGGCATTGTAATTGTAGAATGCTTAAACTTTTGTACTAAAATCTTTTTGATCAACCACAAGTGATTCACTTTAATTCTCTGAATGTGCAGGGTCTTTCAAGTAGAAAAGTTGGAGCAACTAGTGTGAATTCTAAGAGCTCGAGGTCTCATATTGTTTTAACTTTTATCATCGAGTCCTGGAGTAAGGTATGATCAAATGGAGTTTGCTCTCACCCATAAATGGAAACAATTGTTTTGTGAAATATCCTCTTGTTTTCATAGAACACAACATtttattattgctatattttgtATTGCAATTTCTTTACATGAATTCCTTGTAACAACTATAAGTTATAATTTTATCAACACTTGTGTCTTTTGTACCAATTCTGTTACTAACCATGACATAAATTACGCAACAGGGTACCTCATCAAAGTGTTTTGGCAGTTCAAAAACAAGCAGAATCAGCTTTGTTGACCTTGCCGGTTTGGATAGAAACAAAGATGATGGTACAGGAAGTGAAAAGGAAGCAAAAAGTATAAAAAAGTCCTTGTCACGGCTTgggtatgattatgtgattttaaaTATATTTCTACTAGTTTCAGTGGAGATTATATAGTATTATAGAATGATAGCATGTAATACTTACAATGTATATATCACATCTTTCTTGTTTTACAGAAGTTTTTAAAATGGGTTTCAGTAGAGATTCTCAGTAGTGCAGCAATCAACATGCGCTCTCTAGTGTCATAAGATTATTCTTGTAAATAATAGTGAAATAAGCGTAGTGTATTCCAGAGTTGTTAACAAGTATACTATGCCAAatgatgaaataaataaataaccgtTTTATTTTACAACTGCGTCATCTTTATGATCATCCTTGTTTGATTTGTTTGCAGACATTTGGTTAATATTCTAGCTAAGAAACCTCAGTCTGGAAAACCTGAAGATGCATTATACAAGAGTTCCTGCTTAACACATTTATTGCGAGAATCACTTGGTGGCAATTCTAAGCTTACAGTGCTTTGTGCCATCTCTCCTGATTTTAAGTAATTTCCGTTACAATTCTTTTATTTCTTCctaattaaaattttcttttaccAAGAAAGACCACACAAAGGACATAAATAGATATACGTCAGAAGCAACTTTGAGAATAGCCAGGAAATAAATATGGCTGTTATGTAGTGTATTCTATTTTTCAAGATTTTGTACAATGTCTCCGTACATTTCTCATGAATTAGAggaatattttttctttttcttgcaGTCACGAAGGAGAAATACTTGGAACATTACGTTTTGGACAACGAGTAAAATCTGTTGGAAATGAACCAGTGATTAATGAGATAACTGAGGACGATGTTAATGATTTGAGTGATCAAATTCGCCAGTTGAAGGTATTATCACTATGCATTTTCCTCTTTTTTTGATTACTGCTATAGCCTATAGAAATCACATTACTGCtatatcttttatttttaaaaatatttcagGAAGAACTTATCAGAGCAAAGTCTAGTGGTACGAACTTAGTTGTGAGTAAGCATGGGCATTTTCAGGGAAGAAATGTACGTGATAGCTTGAATCAGCTACGAGTGAGCCTAAATCGCTCATTATTACTACCTTGCGTTGACCATGAATCTGATGAGGAGTTACACATTGATGAGGGTGATGTAAAAGAACTACAACAGCAGCTAGATAAGCTACGTAAATCTTGGGAAGAAAATGTGAGAGGCCAATCTTGCGATGGAGATTCCATCCAGTTGGCTGAAATTTGTGAGAACGACTTGAATAGTGAAGATGATATGAACGGGCTAGATGAAGAAATGGGAACTGACGTAATCAATCTGGAAAAATCTCAGAATGAACTTTCTCGTAAGGACAACATTACATTGACAGATGACATCAGAAGCTCCTTGAACACCTCAAGGGCTGTCAATTCAGATATTAGAAGCAGCATTTTGATAAGTTCATGCAGGCCTGCAATCCTCCAAGAGCCAACATTGTCAGAGTCTCCGAAAATAGGGAAGAACCTAAGGAAAAGTGTGGCTGTTTCAGCGAGTCATTTGGATAGTCAGAACAATGCTGTAGACAATTCCCAGATTAAATCAAATGTGTTGACACAGTCACTTAGCCAGACCGAAAGTATCCGATCTTCTCTGCGGTCCAGCAAGATATTTCCAGGCCCTGCAGAGACTTTGGAAGCTAGCCTTCAAAGGGGTTTGGATATCATTGAAAACCATCAGAGGGGCTCTGCATTGAACAAATCTGTTGCCTTCTCTTTTGAGCACTTGACACTGCAACCTTGTCCAGAGGTTGATAAATCGAGTTCTCCCGGTCAGACAATCCTTTGTGCATCTTGCCGATCACAGATTAACAAAATAGATCCCAATGAGGTCCAAGATAGTTTAAAGACATGGATTGTACCAATCACTGAAGAAGGAAACTCTAACAAGGTGACAGAATATGCAGAGTATAAGCTCTTTTGTTTAACAATTCTTCTGGTTCTTTGCTTATCCTTTTTGTCCAAACAGGATGCTACAACGAGAGGGGATCTTGAAAATCTTTGTATGGAACAAGCAGCTAAAATTGAGCAACTGAATCAGTTGGTAATGTTTTCACTTTTGGAGTCTGATGATTTGTTAAGTACACACTTATTTGGGTCTTACATTATTATCTCAAATTTGCAGGTTGAGCAATATAAACATGAGAAACATAGTTCCATTGTAGAAAACAGTCAAGAAGGCAACTGTCAGCATGAAATAATACCGTTTGATGAGTCTCAGAATGAAAAAacggtaaatattttttttcttcctttaatTCAACATTTTCCTCCTTTCAAGTAGTGCTGGAAGTTTTCTTACGATGATGTTGTGTTGGTGTTTACTGCACAGCTTTTAAGGTGCAATTCCATTGATAACTATGAGATCAAGGAAGTTCAGAATGAATCAGTTTTTGATGTGAATGAAAAGGAAGCGCTTCTCAAGGAAATTCAAATTCTAAGGAGCAAGCTGCAGTCAGATACTGGTGCATCTTTAAACAAGTCTACGGATAAACTAAGGACATCTTTACTGTCACGATCAATTCAACTGAGGAGAAGTGATATTTTCCAAAACAATAATGACGATGAATTGGAAAAAGAAAGACAAAGGTGGACAGAAATGGAGAGCGAGTGGATTTCCTTGACAGATGAACTGCGAATAGATATTGACATGCATCGCCGACGAGCAGAGAAAGTTGAGATGGAGTTGAGATCAGAGAAGCAGTGCAGTGAAGAGTTGGATGATGCACTTCATAGAGCTGTCCTTGGTCATGCTAGAATGGTTGAGCACTATGCTGAGCTTCAGGAGAAGTACAATGAATTGGCTGGAAAGCACCGAGCAATTATGGAAGGGATTGCAGAGGTGAAGAGGGCAGCAGCCAAGGCAGGAAAGAAAGGTCAGGGAGCTCGGTTTGCTAAGTCTCTAGCTGCGGAGCTCTCTACAATGAGAgtggagagagagagggagagagaacttttGAAGAAGGAAAACAAAAGCCTCAAACTTCAACTCAGAGATACTGCTGAAGCTGTTCATGCTGCTGGAGAACTCCTTGTTAGACTTAGAGAAGCTGAACAAGCAGCCTCAGCTGCTGAGGTAAGTAATTGCTTTAATCACCATATTTCATTGGAAGAATTACTAGGGAAAAAAAAGATCTCAATTAACATTTTGCTGATAAACAGGAGAACCTTGTGAATTCACAACAAGACAATGAGAAGTTGAAGAAACAATTGGACAAGAtgaaaagaaaacataaaatggAGGTGGTAACCATGAAACACTATATGGCAGAGAGTAAATTACCTGAATCTGCATTGCAGCCACTGTATCGGGATGATTCTACTGAATTACCACAGAGCACACTCCCGGATGATGATCAGGCATGGAGAGCAGAATTTGGGGCTATATATCAAGATCATTACTGATTATATATAGCACACTCCCGGACGATGATCAGGCATGGAGAGCAGAATTTGGGGCTATATATCAAGATCATTACTGATTAGATTTGATATTGGCTCCAAGTTTGAACCAAACTCTCAAAAAACCCTGATTATTTGTTTTTGCATGAAGAGACCCTACTTGGGTTCCATGCAATGCAACACAagtttaatttaatatattcatTTCGTGTATTCTTTACAAGCAAGTTTtgtatttatgttatttttatggTAATGGCTCGTTGAAACAAATACCAAATTTTAATGTTCATCTTGATATGATATTGGATTGGATACATTAATTAAGGCCTACCAAATTTGTGACTTCCTTGACTTCGGATAATTAGATGTCGTCAATGTTCAACTTCCGATAATTAGATGTcaattttggttgtttatttTTTAGACATCTCACAAGTgccaatttaaatttaaaatatggcTAAACGTTCATTATTTAATATTCTAGCACGATCTTTAGCATATTAacaatttagtaatttaaaaaacaaaaaaaaaatgtgatacAGCTTTCTGTACTGAACGAGATTTATTTTCCTTTCTATCCTGATAAAGAAATTGAGAGTAGGCTCCCATTAGTTATTGGGGTTGCCACAAAAATTAAGATTAGTCATTAGTTATTGGGGTTGTTTAAGATTAGTCATTAGCATTGTTGGTTTTAGTCAAGGCGTGAGAAACAAGTTGTCAATGGCTCTCCGATGATGTAGGTGAATGTGTTGATTAAGAGTGTCTGTGGTTCTCCCCTCATGATCCCCTAATTATGTGTGAGCACGGTTGTAGGCAATTGGTTTCCACCGTAGATAGATAGAGGGAAAAGGTGAGTAGTAGTTTTCAAAGAAGAAAGAATTAAGGAGCTCTatggtaacacttaaaaagtttaaaattaagATTAGTCATTAGTTATTGGGGTTGTTTAAGATTAGTCATTAGCATTGTTGGTTTTAGTCAAGGCGTGAGAAACAAGTTGTCAATGGCTCTCCGATGATGTAGGTGAATGTGTTGATTAAGAGTGTCTGTGGTTCTCCCCTCATGATCCCCTAATTATGTGTGAGCACGGTTGTAGGCAATTGGTTTCCACCGTAGATAGATAGAGGGAAAAGGTGAGTAGTAGTTTTCAAAGAAGAAAGAATTAAGGAGCTCTatggtaacacttaaaaagtttaaaattaaataaaaatagtgttaggtaattctatttttatttaattttttttaaatttattaaattttgaaaataaaaatttttcactttcaaatttattttaaattgttttttacttttcgtttttttttcttttctttctcaaatcaacacctcatgttatattattaaacaaaaaataaaaataaaagttatcaaacgtatttattatttttttatttttaaaaacaaaaaacaaaaataattataaacatatttttattttttaaaaataaaaaaacaaaaataaaattaatatttttatttttgtgtttaaaaaattaaaaaacaaaagctgtgtttggtaaaaattttatttttaaattttttaaagtcaaaaatgaaaatattatttttacttttgtttctttatttttaaaaaataaaaatatgtttggtaactatttttgttttttgtttttaaaaacaaaaaataataaatgtgtttaataacttttatttttatttttttaacataataaaatgggttgttgatttgaaaaaaaaatgaaaagtcgAAAATcggtttaaattttttttgaaagtttaaaaatttaataaattttaattaacatttttaaaaataattatttaaaatagagTTACAAAACACTGcattatgtttaattgtcaattttttgattaattaaataaaaaattattttttaagtgttacaaaacaacacaaatttttttacaaaatacaaCCTAAAAAAGTTGAACCGTTTCTCTTCTCCATTCTTAACGATCTATTGAGAAAATAGAGTTTGTTGGTGGAGCCTTGTTTGTGGTGTTGTTTCTATAGAAGGTGCACATCCTAAAGTGGATGCATGTCAGGGGTGGAAGAAAAAGTGGTCTGTGTCGCTGAAGGAGTTGTAACCGGTGGGTAGATTGTATTGTTGGGTATCTTGTTTTTACTCTAAAACTCCAACGAAAGAGAATTTATATTTAGTTCTCGTCTCTCACTCTTGAGTTTTTAGAGTTATAATCATATTTGTATTAATTAGTTATTATAACAGCCTTGTAACTAATTTGTTGTAACAGATTTAGTCCTAAACTGATCCTTGTTAGCCTATTATAAATGGCTGGGTCTTTCCTCTTGTAAACAAATTATTGAGAAATATAAGAACAGAGAGCCTTTCTTCTAATATGGTATCAGAAAACACTACCTTCTGTTTCGATTGATTGCTCATCGTTCCCACCTCCAGCGTTGATGGTTCGCACCAGACGACATCCTCCTCCTATTGGTCAAGATCCCTCTAATGGTGCCACTGAAAATCTAGGTCACGCGAGCTCTACCACTAATCGTTTTCACCCCATCGCACCACAAGAACCAGAACAACCTCAGCAACCGATTGAAAAATCTCCGGTTGCTCCATCTCCAATTGAACCACAACCTTCAATCGCTCAACCTCCAATCAATCAGTCTTCAATTGGACAACAACCTCCGATTGTTCAAACTCCAATCCCACCACCCATGCTCAACACACCTCTGCCTCGTTCAACTCATGAAGACGATCCATATTTTCTAGGGACTAGTGATCATCCTGGTCTTATCCTTGCCTCACCACCTCTCACAGAAAAAAATCTCCTCCAATGGCGCcgtgattttaaaatttatattggGGCAAAGAACAAGACTGCTTTTCTTAATGGCTCCCTCCCACGACCTAGTCCATCTGATTCTCACTTCAATGCTTGGCTTCGTTGCAACCAGATGGTCATGTCTTGGATTATACATTCTGTCTCTCCAGAAATT
The Humulus lupulus chromosome 6, drHumLupu1.1, whole genome shotgun sequence DNA segment above includes these coding regions:
- the LOC133782311 gene encoding kinesin-like protein KIN-12F, which translates into the protein MRPTNTAEGSTEPRFLGTISASSIRNLLPRSISSSASFCKKKHFNSDIRKSKSNAENTPPIDPNIIDHSNSQASSLVVKQLPSKDVSNSQPDIVTKDAQTRASMATESPVKVVVRIRPSNDGDRGRDRTVSKVSPNAVSIGDRKYTFDSVFDSKNDQEDVFECVGVPLVKSALAGYNTSIVSYGQSGSGKTYTMWGPPSAIVDDPSPCSQQGIVPRILQMLFSETEKEQNNSEGIQTNFQFRCSFLEIYNEQIGDLLDPTQRNLEIKDDSKNGLYVENLTEEYVASYEDVMQILIKGLSSRKVGATSVNSKSSRSHIVLTFIIESWSKGTSSKCFGSSKTSRISFVDLAGLDRNKDDGTGSEKEAKSIKKSLSRLGHLVNILAKKPQSGKPEDALYKSSCLTHLLRESLGGNSKLTVLCAISPDFNHEGEILGTLRFGQRVKSVGNEPVINEITEDDVNDLSDQIRQLKEELIRAKSSGTNLVVSKHGHFQGRNVRDSLNQLRVSLNRSLLLPCVDHESDEELHIDEGDVKELQQQLDKLRKSWEENVRGQSCDGDSIQLAEICENDLNSEDDMNGLDEEMGTDVINLEKSQNELSRKDNITLTDDIRSSLNTSRAVNSDIRSSILISSCRPAILQEPTLSESPKIGKNLRKSVAVSASHLDSQNNAVDNSQIKSNVLTQSLSQTESIRSSLRSSKIFPGPAETLEASLQRGLDIIENHQRGSALNKSVAFSFEHLTLQPCPEVDKSSSPGQTILCASCRSQINKIDPNEVQDSLKTWIVPITEEGNSNKDATTRGDLENLCMEQAAKIEQLNQLVEQYKHEKHSSIVENSQEGNCQHEIIPFDESQNEKTLLRCNSIDNYEIKEVQNESVFDVNEKEALLKEIQILRSKLQSDTGASLNKSTDKLRTSLLSRSIQLRRSDIFQNNNDDELEKERQRWTEMESEWISLTDELRIDIDMHRRRAEKVEMELRSEKQCSEELDDALHRAVLGHARMVEHYAELQEKYNELAGKHRAIMEGIAEVKRAAAKAGKKGQGARFAKSLAAELSTMRVERERERELLKKENKSLKLQLRDTAEAVHAAGELLVRLREAEQAASAAEENLVNSQQDNEKLKKQLDKMKRKHKMEVVTMKHYMAESKLPESALQPLYRDDSTELPQSTLPDDDQAWRAEFGAIYQDHY